A region of Planctomycetaceae bacterium DNA encodes the following proteins:
- a CDS encoding 3-deoxy-D-manno-octulosonic acid transferase — protein sequence MMTVRPTTWMLNLGYAAILCLLCPFILWRMLRHGRYRRGIREKFLGTAKAVALSCQSSHQSGPNAEQNPQPAEKPVVWFHAVSVGEVVQLEKVVTAFRQQTNANYDVVISTSTDTGYDLAVRRFPDCRVTWFPLDFSWAVNSALDRIRPRMLVLMELEIWPNLIRACHDRTISVAIVNARMSDRSVRGYRRIRPFIAPTLARISLIAAQSQQYADRLKSLGARTDALWVTGSIKFDGVDTDRENPKTTALRQALGLQANQLIFIAGSTQEPEEELCLQAWLQLRKEFPNLRFVSVPRHKERFEDVAQVFFRHNVPFIRRSHLMDPESRLRPATTHAESGAELPAILLDTIGELSACWGLADIAFVGGSFGNRGGQNMIEPAAYGAAVLFGPNTSNFRDVVALFRANHACVQLSSPDQLLPTLHTLIQDRQQRKNFGQRAQNVVLSQQGATLQTVELLRSLIDDLNTSRQPSDGQIAA from the coding sequence ATGATGACGGTTCGCCCAACGACATGGATGTTGAACCTGGGCTACGCAGCGATCCTGTGTTTGCTGTGCCCCTTCATTCTCTGGCGGATGCTTCGTCACGGGAGGTATCGCCGAGGCATTCGTGAGAAGTTTCTTGGCACAGCCAAAGCTGTAGCCTTGAGCTGCCAGTCGTCGCATCAATCCGGCCCAAACGCCGAACAGAATCCTCAACCAGCGGAAAAACCGGTGGTGTGGTTTCATGCCGTCAGCGTGGGTGAAGTGGTTCAGCTGGAGAAAGTGGTTACCGCATTTCGACAGCAAACCAACGCCAATTACGACGTTGTCATCAGCACTTCCACAGACACCGGTTACGATCTGGCAGTCCGACGATTTCCGGACTGCCGTGTCACCTGGTTTCCACTGGACTTTTCCTGGGCCGTGAACTCAGCCCTTGATCGTATTCGGCCGCGAATGCTGGTCCTGATGGAGCTTGAAATCTGGCCAAACCTGATCAGAGCGTGCCACGATCGAACCATATCGGTTGCCATTGTGAATGCCCGTATGAGCGACAGGAGCGTGCGGGGTTATCGGCGTATTCGTCCATTCATTGCGCCAACACTTGCTCGCATTTCGCTGATCGCCGCGCAATCGCAGCAGTACGCCGATCGCCTGAAATCGCTTGGAGCAAGAACAGATGCGTTATGGGTCACGGGATCGATCAAATTCGATGGCGTGGACACCGACCGGGAAAACCCCAAAACGACCGCGCTTCGGCAGGCACTGGGCCTTCAGGCCAATCAACTGATCTTTATCGCGGGTAGCACGCAGGAGCCTGAAGAAGAGCTTTGCCTGCAGGCCTGGCTGCAGCTTCGAAAGGAATTCCCGAATCTTCGATTTGTCAGCGTTCCACGGCACAAAGAACGATTCGAAGATGTTGCCCAGGTATTTTTTCGTCACAACGTGCCTTTCATCCGCCGATCACATTTGATGGATCCCGAATCCAGACTCCGCCCTGCGACAACTCACGCTGAATCCGGCGCCGAACTGCCCGCCATTCTACTGGACACCATTGGTGAACTCAGCGCCTGCTGGGGGCTGGCCGACATCGCCTTCGTCGGCGGAAGCTTTGGTAACCGGGGTGGTCAGAACATGATCGAACCCGCCGCGTATGGCGCAGCGGTACTGTTTGGACCCAACACGTCCAATTTCCGCGACGTCGTTGCGTTATTCCGGGCAAACCATGCCTGTGTGCAGCTCAGTTCACCCGATCAGCTTTTGCCAACGCTGCACACACTGATTCAGGATCGCCAACAGCGTAAGAACTTTGGGCAGCGAGCTCAGAATGTGGTGCTCTCACAACAGGGCGCTACACTTCAGACAGTGGAGCTGCTGCGATCGCTGATTGACGATCTCAATACAAGTCGCCAGCCGTCTGACGGCCAGATCGCCGCCTAG
- the secA gene encoding preprotein translocase subunit SecA, which yields MEFIEKVGDFFNAASGKIERGITNLFGSSNERRMKRLGFVRDRNGMTSIVPGSLLDRINQLESGFQKLSDDELRQCSEKFRARLRAGETLDDLLPEAFAAVRESGRRFLKMRHYEVQMIGGYFLHHGMIAEMVTGEGKTLVATLPTYLNALAGKVHVITVNDYLAQRDMEWMGPVYLNLGLSVGAIQSNMGPQERQKHYACDITYGTSNQFGFDYLRDNMKPTKELQVQGPLDYAVVDEIDNILIDEARTPLIISGPAHDNLEKYPRADQIARQLKPDVDFEVKEKEHTCHLTEEGVRRAEQLAGVESFYTAGNMEWPHLLDNALKAHYLYKRDVQYVVERGEVVIVDENTGRKMEGRQWSDGLHQAVEAKEGVKIKEESQTLATITLQNYFRLYKKLSGMTGTAMTEAEEFYKIYKLDVVAVPTNRHMQRINYPDNIYGTDKEKWQAVVDEIVEVHKTGRPVLVGTTSIELSELVSNKLVKQGIKHAVLNAKFHEREAEIVAQAGRKGAVTIATNMAGRGTDIILGGNPEHIAWEELKEKYATRLDVPKSEWDELTRAIAEREGMIEEGKEISQLGGLHVIGTERHDSRRIDLQLRGRAGRQGDPGSSRFFISLDDKLMRLFAGDFVKRVMQWAGLSEGEPIVSPMVTRRVEGAQKKIEERHFDQRKNLLEYDEVMDEQRKRTYSYRQDILDGCDTRSLVLGMMDQQIEHWAAHFLDRNYRWETIKEWVGHKLHLEVEPYQIRDMDFNQLEQYLRDEGHAQAETLTYEQIDIDLPADSETKTDWNWMALTKWANRQFDLNLNDRDLRKHDRDELHGVLMEHAKKSMERWELKDLHTFLDDQFQQRSLAGWANFHFTLNLRPEDFSDLELSQIVSLLKERVRSRYDEKEVTFPVSVGMHSFLSGDGSHGEKANRERLARWANTRFGTQYNPEQFAESSFEQIFETLADASKAFLSARPDSSVVEQKLDAVLGDSTSEPQKLSDLQIEELVTWGEKELHVSLDAEQLRKLTTDKARAFILHRMDRAARPEMQQTERSVLLEILDTSWKDHLYFMGHLRQGIGFVGYAQKDPRTEYKREGRRAFNSMWDRIGEQVTQTIFRIEHESPNFVGSLWQITATAHDVAPPPEPTEEYQTSGPEPGEPNKAIQPIINDEPKVGRNDQCPCGSGKKYKKCCGK from the coding sequence TTCGCGCACGGCTTCGCGCGGGAGAAACTCTGGACGATTTGCTTCCGGAAGCGTTCGCTGCAGTTCGGGAGTCCGGACGTCGTTTTCTGAAAATGCGACACTACGAAGTTCAGATGATCGGTGGATACTTCCTGCATCATGGCATGATTGCGGAAATGGTCACCGGTGAAGGTAAGACACTGGTCGCAACGCTGCCCACGTACCTGAACGCGCTGGCAGGCAAGGTTCACGTGATCACAGTGAACGACTATCTGGCTCAGCGCGACATGGAATGGATGGGTCCGGTCTACCTGAATCTGGGTTTAAGTGTCGGAGCCATTCAGTCGAACATGGGGCCGCAGGAACGACAAAAGCACTATGCCTGCGACATCACCTATGGCACAAGTAACCAGTTTGGTTTCGACTACCTGCGAGACAACATGAAGCCAACCAAAGAGCTTCAGGTGCAGGGGCCGCTGGATTATGCGGTCGTCGACGAAATCGACAATATTCTGATCGATGAAGCCCGCACGCCGCTGATCATCAGTGGTCCCGCCCATGACAACCTTGAAAAGTATCCCCGCGCAGACCAGATCGCTCGACAACTGAAACCGGATGTCGACTTCGAAGTCAAGGAAAAGGAGCACACCTGTCACCTGACCGAAGAAGGTGTGCGTCGCGCGGAGCAGCTGGCAGGAGTGGAAAGTTTCTATACGGCCGGCAACATGGAGTGGCCACACCTTCTCGACAACGCGCTGAAGGCTCACTACCTCTACAAACGTGACGTCCAGTATGTGGTCGAACGTGGAGAGGTCGTCATCGTTGACGAAAACACAGGCCGTAAGATGGAAGGCCGTCAATGGAGCGACGGTCTGCACCAGGCCGTCGAAGCCAAAGAAGGTGTGAAGATTAAGGAAGAGTCGCAAACCCTGGCGACCATCACTCTTCAAAACTACTTCCGACTGTACAAGAAGCTCAGCGGCATGACCGGTACAGCAATGACCGAAGCCGAAGAGTTCTACAAGATTTACAAGCTGGACGTTGTTGCGGTTCCTACCAACCGGCACATGCAACGTATCAATTACCCGGACAACATCTACGGCACGGACAAGGAAAAATGGCAGGCCGTCGTCGACGAGATTGTCGAAGTTCATAAAACCGGTCGCCCCGTTCTGGTTGGTACCACGTCCATCGAACTCTCCGAGCTCGTCAGCAACAAACTGGTGAAACAGGGCATCAAACACGCTGTACTGAACGCAAAATTCCACGAGCGTGAAGCCGAAATTGTTGCGCAGGCCGGACGCAAAGGCGCAGTAACGATCGCCACCAACATGGCCGGTCGCGGTACCGACATCATTCTTGGCGGCAACCCGGAACACATCGCCTGGGAAGAGCTGAAGGAAAAATACGCCACACGTCTGGACGTACCAAAATCGGAATGGGACGAACTAACCCGCGCCATTGCCGAACGCGAAGGGATGATCGAAGAAGGCAAGGAAATCTCCCAACTGGGTGGACTTCACGTCATCGGAACCGAACGACACGACTCGCGCCGTATCGACCTGCAGCTGCGAGGCCGTGCTGGTCGACAGGGCGACCCGGGCTCCAGCCGCTTCTTCATCTCGCTTGATGACAAGCTCATGCGACTGTTCGCCGGCGACTTTGTGAAGCGAGTGATGCAGTGGGCCGGGCTCAGTGAAGGCGAACCCATCGTCAGCCCGATGGTGACTCGCCGCGTCGAAGGCGCGCAGAAGAAGATCGAAGAACGGCACTTCGACCAGCGGAAGAACCTGCTGGAATATGACGAAGTGATGGATGAACAGCGCAAGCGAACGTATTCCTATCGTCAGGATATCCTCGATGGCTGTGACACCCGCTCCCTGGTGCTGGGGATGATGGATCAGCAGATCGAACACTGGGCCGCCCATTTCCTGGATCGCAACTATCGATGGGAGACAATCAAGGAGTGGGTCGGGCATAAACTGCATCTGGAAGTGGAGCCCTACCAGATTCGCGACATGGACTTCAATCAGCTCGAACAATACCTGAGAGACGAAGGGCATGCTCAGGCTGAGACACTGACCTACGAACAAATCGATATCGATTTGCCGGCAGACTCAGAGACAAAGACGGACTGGAACTGGATGGCTCTGACAAAATGGGCTAACCGGCAATTCGATCTGAATCTGAATGACCGCGATCTGCGCAAGCACGATCGGGACGAACTGCACGGCGTTCTGATGGAGCACGCAAAGAAGTCCATGGAACGCTGGGAACTGAAGGATCTGCACACGTTTCTGGATGATCAGTTCCAGCAACGAAGTCTCGCCGGCTGGGCCAATTTCCACTTCACCCTGAATCTGCGCCCCGAAGATTTTTCAGACCTCGAACTTTCGCAGATCGTTTCGCTGCTCAAAGAACGCGTACGTTCACGATACGATGAAAAAGAAGTGACCTTCCCGGTTTCTGTCGGGATGCACAGTTTTCTGTCCGGCGACGGCTCTCACGGCGAAAAAGCAAATCGCGAACGCCTGGCGCGATGGGCGAACACGCGATTTGGTACTCAGTACAACCCGGAACAATTCGCTGAAAGCTCCTTCGAACAGATCTTTGAAACTCTTGCCGATGCCAGCAAAGCGTTCCTTTCCGCGAGGCCTGACAGCAGCGTGGTCGAACAGAAACTGGATGCTGTACTTGGAGATTCGACATCCGAACCACAAAAGCTCAGCGATCTGCAGATCGAAGAACTGGTCACCTGGGGCGAAAAAGAACTCCACGTTTCTCTGGATGCCGAACAACTCCGAAAGCTGACAACGGACAAAGCCCGCGCATTCATTCTGCATCGGATGGACAGAGCCGCGCGACCCGAAATGCAGCAGACCGAACGTTCTGTGTTGCTGGAGATCCTGGATACGTCCTGGAAAGATCATTTGTACTTCATGGGGCACCTGCGGCAGGGCATCGGCTTTGTCGGATACGCTCAGAAAGACCCACGTACCGAATACAAACGAGAAGGCCGCCGCGCATTCAATTCCATGTGGGATCGGATTGGTGAGCAAGTCACCCAGACGATCTTCCGCATTGAACATGAGAGCCCGAACTTCGTGGGCTCGCTCTGGCAGATCACTGCGACCGCACACGACGTCGCACCACCACCCGAACCGACCGAAGAATACCAGACCAGCGGCCCGGAACCCGGTGAACCCAACAAAGCCATTCAGCCCATCATCAATGACGAACCCAAGGTCGGCCGCAACGATCAATGCCCCTGTGGCAGCGGCAAGAAGTACAAGAAGTGCTGCGGAAAATGA